The sequence GACGGCGTGCTCGATTTGATTCCTACCGCAAAAATTTCTGTCGTCGGTTTACAGCGTGATGAAGAAACCTTACAACCGGTGCCATTCTTTGAAAAATTTGTCAGCCACATGGACAAACGCCCAGCCCTTATCATTGACCCAATGTTAGCCACTGGCGGCTCAATGGTCGCAACTATTGAAATGCTGAAGAAAAACGGCTGTACCAACATTAAAGCCTTGGTATTGGTTGCGGCACCTGAAGGCGTACGTGTGGTCAATGAAGCACATCCTGACGTGACCATTTATACCGCTGCACTAGACAGTCATTTAGATGAACATGGTTATATCATCCCAGGTTTAGGCGATGCGGGTGATAAAATCTTTGGTAAGCAACTATTTAACAAGTAAGAAAAAGTAAATAAACCAAGATAAGTCGTCGTCATAAAAACTATGACCTAAGCACAAGACATCAATGATAAGGATATAAGATGAACATATTGATTACAGGCGCAAGTGCAGGTTTTGGTAAAGCGCTGGCCGAGCGTTTGGTTGCCAATGGTCATCGCGTGATTGGTTGTGCCAGACGCCTCGATAAGCTGAATGCTTTAGCAGACACTTTAGGCGAAGCATTTTTACCTGTGGTCATGGATGTGAGTAACACGGCTACTATTCCGCAAATTATCGCTGATTTGCCTGACGGTTTTAACCAAATCGATGTCTTGGTGAATAATGCCGGGCTGGCACTCGGTACAGAACCTGCGTACAAGGCCAGCCTTGATGACTGGATGCGTATGACTGATACCAATGTGAAAGGGTTGATGGCGCTAACCCATGCAGTCTTGCCAGCAATGGTAGCGCGCGATAGCGGTTATATTATCAACGTTGGTTCAATTGCGGGCAGTTGGCCTTACTTCGGCGGTAACGTCTATGGTGCGACCAAAGCCTTTGTCAAACAGTTTAGCCTAAATCTGCGCGCGGATCTCATCGGTACGCAAGTGCGCGTGACCAACCTTGAACCGGGTAATGTCGCGGGTACTGAGTTTTCAAACGTGCGCTTTCATGGCGATGACGATAAAGCCGCCAAGGTTTAC is a genomic window of Psychrobacter cibarius containing:
- the upp gene encoding uracil phosphoribosyltransferase, giving the protein MSDLKITVIDHPLVRHKLSLMREKDCSTYKFRTLTKELARLMAYEASRDFEIETFPMQGWCGEITGEQIIGKTATIVPILRAGIGMLDGVLDLIPTAKISVVGLQRDEETLQPVPFFEKFVSHMDKRPALIIDPMLATGGSMVATIEMLKKNGCTNIKALVLVAAPEGVRVVNEAHPDVTIYTAALDSHLDEHGYIIPGLGDAGDKIFGKQLFNK
- a CDS encoding SDR family NAD(P)-dependent oxidoreductase, with product MNILITGASAGFGKALAERLVANGHRVIGCARRLDKLNALADTLGEAFLPVVMDVSNTATIPQIIADLPDGFNQIDVLVNNAGLALGTEPAYKASLDDWMRMTDTNVKGLMALTHAVLPAMVARDSGYIINVGSIAGSWPYFGGNVYGATKAFVKQFSLNLRADLIGTQVRVTNLEPGNVAGTEFSNVRFHGDDDKAAKVYDGFKTMTGDDIGDILLWLIESPAHINVNRLEVMPVAQTYNGLTIAKQDS